In Acomys russatus chromosome 9, mAcoRus1.1, whole genome shotgun sequence, the following are encoded in one genomic region:
- the Net1 gene encoding neuroepithelial cell-transforming gene 1 protein isoform X1: MVAHDEIGGLLPIKRTIRVLDVNNQPFREQEEPSNKRVRPLARVTSLANLISPVRNGAVRRFGQTIQSFTLRGEHRSPASAQKPFSRTTVPTPTKRRSSALWSEMLDINMKESLTAREIKRQEAIYELSRGEQDLIEDLKLARKAYHDPMLKLSIMSEEELTHIFGDLDAYIPLHEDLLARIGEATKPDGTVEQIGHVLVNWLPGLNAYKGYCSNQLAAKALLDQKKQDPRVQDFLQRCLESPFSRKLDLWSFLDIPRSRLVKYPLLLKEILRHTPQDHLDVQLLEEAILIIQGVLADINLKKGESECQYYIDKLEYLDEKQRDPRIEASKVLLCHGELRNKSGHKLYIFLFQDILVLTRPVTRNERHSYQVYRQPIPVQELVLEDLQDGDVRMGGSFRGAFGNSDKAKNIFRVRFQDPSPGQSHTLQANDVFHKQQWFNCIRSAIAPFQRASSPLELRGLPELHEECEENNPSAGNLRAQQRSSLVPGVTQEGDDSALECGSNAQMAEDTRNRKTQRPQPGLRRARDKAQAGGRRKETLV; encoded by the exons AATGGAGCAGTCAGGCGCTTTGGTCAAACCATACAG TCATTTACCCTTCGTGGTGAGCACAGGTCCCCAGCCTCTGCCCAGAAGCCATTCAGTAGGACCACAGTCCCGACCCCCACCAAGAGAAGAAGCAGTGCACTATGGTCGGAGATGCTAGACATCAATATGAAGGAGTCCTTGACCGCTCGAGAGATCAAACGGCAGGAG GCAATATATGAATTGTCCCGAGGAGAACAGGACCTAATCGAGGATCTCAAGCTCGCTAGAAAG GCCTACCATGACCCCATGCTGAAGTTGTCCATCATGTCTGAAGAGGAGCTCACACATATCTTTGGAGATTTGGACGCTTACATACCTCTGCATGAAG ATTTGTTGGCAAGAATAGGAGAAGCAACTAAGCCTGATGGGACAGTGGAACAGATTGGTCACGTTCTCGTGAACTGG CTGCCAGGCCTGAATGCCTACAAAGGCTACTGCAGCAACCAGCTGGCGGCCAAGGCTCTTCTGGACCAGAAGAAGCAAGACCCGAGAGTCCAAGACTTCCTCCAGCGCTGTCTGGAGTCTCCCTTCAGTCGAAAACTAGATCTTTGGAGTTTCCTAGATATCCCTCGAAGCCGCCTTGTCAAATACCCTTTACTGTTAAAAGAAATCCTTAGACACACCCCACAAGACCACCTTGATGTTCAGCTTCTGGAGGAAGCA ATATTGATAATACAAGGAGTTCTCGCTGACATCAACTTGAAGAAAGGTGAGTCCGAGTGTCAGTACTACATCGACAAGCTGGAGTACCTGGACGAGAAGCAGAGGGACCCCAGGATCGAAGCAAGCAAGGTGCTGCTGTGCCACGGCGAGCTAAGGAATAAAAGTGGCCAT aaactgtacattttcttatttcaagacATCTTGGTTTTGACCCGGCCTGTCACACGAAATGAGCGTCACTCCTACCAGGTTTACCGGCAGCCGATCCCAGTTCAGGAGCTGGTGCTGGAGGACCTGCAGGACGGGGATGTGCGCATGGGCGGCTCCTTCCGAGGGGCTTTTGGCAACTCAGACAAAG ctAAAAATATCTTTAGAGTCCGCTTCCAGGACCCGTCTCCGGGCCAGTCCCACACACTGCAGGCCAATGACGTGTTCCACAAGCAGCAGTGGTTCAACTGTATCCGATCCGCCATCGCCCCTTTCCAGAGGGCCAGCAGCCCCCTGGAGCTTCGGGGCTTGCCAGAGCTCCACGAAGAGTGTGAGGAAAACAACCCCTCTGCTGGGAACCTCAGAGCCCAGCAAAGGTCCTCACTGGTTCCTGGTGTCACCCAGGAGGGCGATGACAGCGCCCTGGAATGTGGCTCCAACGCACAGATGGCAGAAGACAccaggaacaggaagacacagcGACCACAGCCTGGCTTGCGAAGAGCAAGGGACAAAGCCCAGGCAggtggcagaaggaaagagactCTGGTATAA